In the Halorubrum ruber genome, CCGACTCCCACGCCTCGTCGTCGGCGTAGATGCCGTCGAGGTCCCACTTGTACTCGGCGTCGATCTCGGACCGCTCGGGAACCGAACTCATACCGTTCGGGTCGGCCTCGCGCACACTAAGCCTTGTCAAACCCCGTGCGGCGGGCCGATATGCGTGCGGTGCGTTACCGCTCACCTGTGTCGCCGCCGGCGTCGCCGGCCTCGCTGCCGTCCGCGCCAGACCCGCCGCGACTGTCCGCCGCCTCCCCCTCGGCCCAGTCCGCGAGGTCGACGACGAGCACGAGCGCGTCCTCGCCGTCGCGGTAGTAGCCGCCCACCCGCCGGATCGGCTCGAACCCCTCGTCGGCGTACAGCGACCGCGCGGGGTCGTTCCCCTCGCGCACCTCCAGCCGGGCCACCGCCACGCCGGTCGCGCGGAGCCGGGCCAGCGCCGACCGGAGGAGGGTCCGGCCGATCCCCTCGCCGCGGGCGTCGGGATGGACGGCCAGGTCCTTGATGTGGCCGATGTCGCGGCCGTGGTTCGGCGTCCGGTCGGCGACGACGAACCCGACGACCGCGCCCGCCCGCTCCGCGACGAGGAACGCCGGCTCGTCCAGCAGCCGCTCGAAGGCGTCGTGCGGCCACGGGTCCGAGAAGCAGGCGCGCTCGATCCGCACCACCGCGAGCAGGTCGGCGCGCTCCGCCCGCCGGACCGCGACGTCGGGGACGCTCACGGGTCGGCTTGCGGGCCGCGGAGAATAAACGCCTCGGGTCGGCGGAGAGGTGCTGAGAGGGAACGCGCCGGGTCGACGAAGGCCGCGGCGACGACGCGTCGGCCCCCTCACGCGTCGATCCAGGGCTCGTCCGGGTCGGCGCCGGCGGGGTCGGGTGCGCACACCTCGAAGCAGGCGCCGTCCGGCGGCCGGAGCCGCCGCCCGTCAGGGAGCCCGATGGGGTCGTCCGCGGGCGCACGCAGCTCCACGCGCCACCCGTGCGACTCGACGACCTCGCGGACGATGTCGAGCCCGTACCCCGTCCCGTCCGCCCGCGTGGTGAACCCGGAGTCGAACACCGACTCTCGGTGGTCGGGGTCGATCCCCGTCCCGTCGTCGGCGACGAGGAACCCCTCGTCGGTGGCGGTGACGAGGACGGTGAGGTCGTCTCCGTCGGAATCGTCCCCGCTCGCCTCGGCCGCGTCCGGCATCCCGTGCTCCGTCGCGTTGCGGAACAGGTTCTCCAGCGCCTGCCGCATCCGGCCGCGGTCGCCGTACATCCGGGCGTCGCGGGCGACAACTAACTCCGCGTCGTCGCCCTCGGCGGCGGTCTCCCAGGCGTCGCGGGCGACGCTCGCGAGGTCGAACTCCGCGGGCTCGTCCATCCCGGTTCCCTGCCGCGCGAGGGTGAGCAGCTCCGAGACGAGCCGGTCGATCCGGTCGACGGCGCGCTCGCCGCGTTCGAGCGGCTCCGTCTCCCCGCGCAGCCGCGCCATCTCGATGGAGCCGCGAATCACGGAGAGGGGATTCCGCAGGTCGTGCGAGACGATGCTCGCGAAGCGGTCGAGCCGCTCGTTCCGGTCGGTGAGCCGCCGCTCGCGCTCTTTCCGCTCGCTGACGTCGCGGGAGTTGATGAGCAGTTCGCCGACCGGGCTGTCGGCCGGCAGTGACCGCGTGCGCGACTCTAACCACACCCAGTCTCCGTCGGCGGCCCGGTAGCGGTACTCCAGCGTGGGCGCCGCGTCGGGCTCGGTGAGCGCGCGGTAGAACCGCTCGGTCACCCGGTCGCGGTCGTCCGGGTGGACGTAGCCGAGCGGGGAGCGCCCGACGGTCGACCCCTGCTCGTAGCCGAGTACCTCCTCGACGGAGGGGCTCTCGTAGACGACGAGCCCCTCGCCGTCGACGACGGTGACGAGGTCGCTGCCGTACTCGAGGAAGGCGCGGTAGCGCTCCGGGAAAGTGCGGTCCGCGTCGACCCGGCGGACCGTGACGATCCGCCCGCCGAAATCCGGGGCGAGCTCCTCGTCGACGACGGACTCGACCCACGCGTATCCCCCGCTCGCGCGGCGGATCCGGTGGGTGACTGTCCGGCTCGTCGCGACCGCCGACAGCGCGTCGGCCACCGGCTCGCGGTCGCTCGGGTGGACGCGGTCGAGGAGATCGCTCCCGACGAGCGCCTCGCGCTCGACGCCGACGACGTCGGGCACCGACGGCCCGGCGAACAGCACCTCGCCGTCGACGGCGACGGCGAGCAGGAACCGGTCGGGCTCGATCGGGCGCGACCACCCCTCCGCGGGCGTCGCGCCGAGGCCTCCCGACCCCTCGTCGGCGTCGGTCGGTGACGGCGGAGAGCCGTCGGCATCGGCGCGCTCGTCCGACCGACCCGGCCGCTCCGCGTCGGCGGTCGGCGCGTCGGTCGCGGCTCGGTCGTCGGGGTCGGGGGCGTCGCCCTCGTCAGCGCCGCGGACCGGCGTCGACGTGTCGGATGGCCGGAGGGTCACGGTGAGTTCTGATCCGTCGTACGGACGCGGGGTGATAAAACTGCGCGGCGGGAAAATCAAACGCGATAACTCGGTTCGGGCGTCGGACCGATCCAGGCCCGGCGCGACCCTCGGGCGCCGTGGACTTCTCGCGGCTCGCGAGATGTCGCCCTCGCGGGCCGTCACACTTCGTCGACGACGGTCCCCTCCGCCCACGCGGCCTCGAAGCCGTCGCGGACGCGGGCGGCGAACCCGCGGTCGCGTAAGTCGAGCATGCCGAACAGCCGGTCGGGCGCGAGCGGGTCGGCGACCTCTAAGCACACCTCCTCGCCGTCGATGAGGTAGAAGTTCCCGTACGCGTCCTCGGTGATCCGCAGCTCGAAGGGGCCCTGCGCGATCGTCAGCGTCGCGCGGTCCTCGTCGACGGCGGCGCGGGCGTCGTCGAACACGCTCGGCGAGAGCAGCACGGAGACGTCGACGCCGCTCCGAATCGCCGCGAGGAGGCGGTCGAGCAGCTCCGGCCCCTCGCGGTCGACGTCGAACTGCGCGGAGACGTCGGTGGCGACGACGACAATCGACTCCTCGGCGGCGTCGATGCGCTCGAAGAGGAGGTCGAGCGAGTCGTCGGCGCCGACCGCGGCGGTCCAGAACTCGTCGTCGGTCGCCTCGGCGTCCGCCAGCCGGTCGATCAGCTCCGACTTGCCCGACTCGTACGTCTCGATCCGCTGTCGCAGCTCCCGCCGCTTCGCCTCGACGAGCCGGTCGACGGCGACCGCGGGCTCGACGGGCGCGTACCGCTTCGGCTCCCGGTCGGTCTGGACGCGGACCAGCCCGCGCGACTCTAAGCCGCCGAGCGCGTCGTAGATGCGCCCCTTCGGCACGCCGCTCTCCTCGGCGGCGGCCGCGGCGGTCCCGGTGCCGAGCGCCAGCAGCGCGCGGTACGCCCGGTCCTCGTAGCTCGACAGGCCGAGGTCGCGGAGCGACTCCATGCCTTCCCGTAGGCCCGGCCCCCACAAAGCGTCGGCGCTCTCCGCCGCACGAGTATATAAAAGAACGCGCGTACAACGTCCGACCGTTTCGCTGTCGCCCCGCGACGGTCGGCCGCGGATCCGCTCTCGGAACGATTCAACGCGTCCACAACCGGTGAAATTCCGGTCTCGGCGAACTTCAATCGCCACCGAACTCTGTGGTTCATCTACGAAAACAGATACGTTGTTGTCATAGGTTCCCGAAGGGTATTACGTCGCAGTCCCGTACCCGTTCGCAGTTACATGAGTCGAATCCGGACGGCCGCCGTCCTCCTCCTCGTCGCGTCCCTGCTCGCGACCGGCACGGCGGTCGCGCAGACGGCCAACGACACGGTGCGCGGCGACCCCGACATCGAGGCGTTCGCGCCGGAGACGGCGTTCGTCCCCGGCGAGGAGTCGACGCTCCAGGTGAGCCTGAACAACCGCGGCGACATCGACGCGCAGGGGGCGGACAACCTCGAGAGCGAGGTGGTGACCGCCCACGAGACGACGGCGCGGATCCTCACCGGCGACGCGGCCAACCGCGAGGTCCCGTTCGACGTGCGGACCGGCGAGCAGACCGTCGGCGACGTCGCGCGCGGCGTCACCGGGCCGATCGAGTTCACCGTCGTCCCGGACAAAGACGCCGAGCCGGGCGTCTACCGCGTTCCGATCCGACTGGAGTACCGCAACGTCGAGAGCGCCGAGGTCGACGACGGCTCCACCGTCCGCGACGAGGAGATCGTGACGGAGACGGTGTACGTCTCCGTGGAGATCACGGACCGCGCGCAGTTCGCGGTCGTCGACGTCGACGGCGTCGTCCAGGCCGGGGACAACGGCCTCGTCGACGTGACGCTGCGGAACGTCCGGAACGAGACCGCCCACGAGGCCAGCGTGGCGGCGAACCCGATCGACCCCGACCTCTCCTTCGCCACCGACGCGGGCACGACCGAGACGTACGTCGGCGCGTGGGAACCGGGCGAGAACCGCACGTTCACCTACCGGCTGGCCGCCGCGGGCCAGGCGACCGCGCGAGCGTCGACGCTGGAGTTCGACGTCGACTACCGCGACGCCGAGCGCGCGAACGCGGCCGCGCGGACGGTCCGGACGGGCGTGACGCCGCTCTCGCGGCAGGCGTTCTCCGCGGAGGGGTTGAACAGCACGCTGCGCGTCGGCGAGGACGGCTCGTTCACCGTCGAGGTTCGCAACCGCGGCCCTCGCGACATCGAGAACGCGGTCGTCGTCTTCAGTAACGAGGCGCCCGCGCCCGAGGGTGTCGGGCAGGAGACGGTCCAGTCCGACCCGAACATCGTCCCGCGCTCGACGCGGGACACGGTCGGCGACCTCGCGGTCGGCGAGACCGCGACCGCGACGTTCGACGCCGGCCTCCGGACGGACGCGAACCCCGGCGCGCGGACGGTCAACGTGGCGGTCCGCTACCGCGGGCTCGGCACCGACGAGGGGGTGAGCGCGAGCGAGGGCGACGACGGCACCGTCTCGCTCGTCTCGACGGGGTCGGCCGGCGACGTCATCGTCTCCGACACGCTCGACGTGGTCGTCGACGTCGCCCCCGAGGCGGACGTCTTCGCCGTGTCGCCCGCCGAGCCGAACGCGACCGACCCCTCGTCGGTGACGCCCGGGTCGACGGTCCGGTACGACGCGGTCGTCCGCAACACCGGGCCCGAGCCGATCTCGAACCTACAGGCGAAGCTGTTCGTCGACTCGCCGCTCTCCTCGTCCGACGACGAGGCGTTCGTCACCTCGCTCGACCCGGGCGAGGAGACGACGGTCAGCTTCGAGGTCGCGGTCGACGGCGGCGCGACGCCGAAGACGTACGCGGCCGCGGTCGACTTCCGGTACGACGACGCCGACGGCGACGAACAGCTCTCCGACACCTACCGGCTCCCGGTCGAGGTGACGACCGCCGACGACAGCGGGGCCCTCACCTCACCGCTCGGGATCGTCGCCCTGCTCGGCGTCGTCGCGGTCGGCGGCGCCCTGGTCTGGCAGCGCGGCCGGGTGAGCCGGGCGATCGCTCGGCTTCGAAGCCGGCTCCGCTCCCGATAGATGGACCCCGTCACCCGGCTGTTCGGCGCGATCACCGACCGGGTCATCGAGCAGCCGCGCCGGGTCGTGATCGCCTGCCTCGTCGTCACCGCCCTGTTCGCGCCCGGCATGGCGCTGCTGGAGGCGAGCGCAGGCAGCGACCAGTTCACGGACGGGATCGAGGAGGCGGACGCGCTCGACCGCGTGAACGAGCGGTTCGAGCCCGCGTTCGGGGGTGACGACCCGACGACGCAGCTGATCCAGCGCGACGTAAACGTGCTCGACCGCCGCGGCCTGCTCGACATGCTGGCGACCGCCGAGCGGTTGGACGAGCGCGACGGGTTGCGGGTGACCGACTTCTCCGCCCCGGCGATGGACGTCGCGGCCGAGCTCGACGAGGACGCCGACACCCCCGAGGACGCCCGCGACGCGATCGAGCGCGCCAGCGACGGCGAGATCGACGACGCGGTCGACGCCGCGGCAGAGGACCCCGGCTTCGCGACGCTGCTGTCCGACGATTTCAACAGCGAGTCCGGCACCGCCTCTGCGTCGCTCGGCGTCGTCTCCCACTCGTTCCCGGCCTCGGCGGACACCCAGGCGATCCAAAGCGAGGCCCGCACCGTCGCCGAGGAGGCCCCGGGTGACATCACCGCGTTCGGCGGGGGGATCGTCGATGATGAGTTCGAGCGCGTCATCTTCGACTCGCTGTCGATCGTCGTGCCCGCGGCGCTCGCGGTCATCCTCGGCCTCTTGGCGTACGCCTACCGCGACCCCTTCGACTTCGTGCTCGGCGGGATCGCACTGTTGATGACGGTCGTGTGGACGTTCGGCTTCACGGGGTACGCGGGGATCGCCTTCTCGGAGGTGCTGATCGCGGTGCCGGTCCTCCTCTTAGCGATCGGGATCGACTTCGGGATCCACACGGTAAACCGCTACCGCGAGGACCGCGCGGCGGGCGCGCCGCCGGAGACGGCGATGCGCGGCGCGCTCGGCCAGCTCGTGGTGGCGTACTCGATCATCGCCGGCACGACGATCATCGGCTTCCTCGCGAACCTCACCAGCTCGCTGCCCCCGCTCCGGGAGTTCGGGTTGGTCGCCGGGCTCGGGATCTGTTTCACCCTCGTCATCTTCGTCGGCTTCCTCCCGGCCGCCAAGCTGCTCTTAGACCGCTGGCGCGCAAAGCGCTCGCTGCCCGAGTTCGGCTCCCGCCCGCTCGGCGCCGAGGACTCCGCGCTCGGGCGGCTCCTCCCCAAACTGTCCGCGATATCGCGGCCCGCACCCGCGGTCTTCCTCGTCGTCGTCCTGCTGATCACGGCCGGCGCCGCGGGCTACGGCGCGGGCGTCGACACAACCTTCGAGCAGGACGACTTCCTGCCGCCGAGCGAGGAGCCGGCGTACATCGACTACTTCCCCGGCCCGCTCCAGCCCGGCGAGTACACCGCGACGGAGACGATCAACTTCCTCTCCGACAACTTCGCCACGAGCGAGGACGACACCGTCACCATCTACGTGGAGCGGCGCATGACCAGCGACAGCGCCCTCCGCAGCCTCGCGCGCGCCGAGCGCGACCCGCCCGACTCGTTCGTCACGGTCGACGGCCGCGCCAGCGCCGACAGCGTCCAGAGCGCGATCGACGCCTACGCCGCCGAGGACCCAGAGTTCGAGCAGCTGGTCGAGGAGTCCGCGCTCGACGACGGGCGGCCGAACCGGAACCTCGACCGCATCTACGCCGAGCTGCGGAACTCGCCGTACGACGACTTCACCGGCGAGTACCTCGCCGACGACAGCCGCTCGACGCGGATCGTGTACGCCGTCGAGTCCGACGCCAGCGACGCCGAGATCACCGCCGACGCCCGGCGCGTGGCCGACCGCTACCGCGGCGACGCGACCGCGACCGGCCAGATCGTCGTGTTCCAGGCGGTCGCGGACACGATCTTCGACTCCGCGATCGTCTCGCTGGCGGCCGCTCTCGGGCTCTCGGCGGTGTTCCTCGTAATCTTGTTCTGGCTGCTGCTCGGCAGCCCGACGCTGGGGCTCGTCACGCTCGTCCCGGTCACGGTCGCCGTCGCGACGCTCACCGCCACGATGCGGCTCGGCGGCATCCCGTTCAACGCGATCACCGCGACGATCCTCGCGATCACTATCGGGCTCGGGGTGGACTACACCGTCCACGTCGCGCACCGGTTCCACGACGAGTACCCCCGCGGCGGCGACGTCGACGCCGCGGTCGTCACCACGCTCCGCGGCACCGGCGGCGCGCTCACCGGCACGTGGGCGACGACCGCGCTCGGCACGGGCGTCCTCGTCTTGGCCATCACCCCGATCCTCGGCCAGTTCGGGCTGCTCACCGCCGCCAGCATCACGCTCGCGTACCTGGCGTCGCTGATCGTGTTGCCGCCGGCGCTCGTCGTCTGGGTCGCCGTCGTCGAGCGCCGCCCCGGACTGCTGTTCGTGGGTCGCTTCCTCGACGCCGCGGGCGCCATCGACGCCGACGCCGAGGGCGACGCGACCGACCGAGCTCGGACCGACGGCGGGACGGCCGACTCCGGCGTCGCCGACGACGCCGACGCGTTCGAGTGGCAGACCGACCCACGGCCGCCCGCCGAGGACCCGAGTCAGAAGGATTAAACGCTCGCCGCGGATACCGGCTCGTGAGGGCGCGTAGCTCAGCGGACAGAGCACTTGGTTCCGGACCAAGATGCCGCGGGTTCAAATCCCGTCGCGCCCGCTATCTGCGAACGAAGTGAGCAGTAGCGGCGCATGCGGGATTTGAACCCTGCCAGTCGCAGCCCGCGCAGCGAACGGAGTGAGCGAGCAGGACCGTCTGGCTCTGGTTCAAAGTCCCGTCGCACCCGTGTTCTCGCGTCGCTTCGCTCGCTCGAACACGGGTGCGACTGGCTCCACGCTCGCTCCCTTCGGTCGCTCGCGTGGATCCCGTCGCGCCGTATCGTTCTACCCGACCGATAGCAACAGCGTAGAACTGTGAAACCGTAACAGCGCCGACTACTCGTCTTCGAGGGCGTCGTAGATGTCTCGGTTCGCATCGCGGTCGTCTGCCGCGACCCGTCGAACCAGTTCCTGCCAACTATCCTCCATCACACCGTCAAGCGGCGAGGTCAGTTCTGCGCCTTCCTCTGTGACCATATCCGAAGAGACGCTTTGAGGGTCGTTACTACTCGCCGACGCTGTTGAGCGCGCTGTTCAGCTCGAAGAGTTCGCGGACGGCATCGCTGTCCGCGACCCGGTACCGACGCGGTGACGTGTTCGGAACCTCCTCGATGAGTTCGACCTCGATCAGGAGATCGGTGTAGTTACCGACGGTTTGGCGCGTGACGCCGGCGTGTTCTGCGAATTCGGTTTTGTTGAACTCGCGGTTCGGCGGGAGATCGAGCAACGCGTCTACGAGAATTGGGATCGCATCGTGCTGCGTGAGGTACAGCCACCCGCTCGGGTGCTCCTTCCGGAGCTCTTTCTTCGCCCCGCGGTCGTCCGCCTGTTCCAGACTACTCATACAGAGAGACACCATCTGTATGTGTATAAGCGTTCCCACTAGCGTTAACTGTCATTAACAGCCTTTATGTATGAATGGATTCATCCCTCCGCTATGGAGAAGCCGTCGGTGAAGTGTGCCCTCCTGGCGACGATGATAGCGAAACACAAGTGGGGCACACCGATCACGGAGGAGGCGCTCCTCAATCTCTCAGCGATCGACGGCGACTACCCGACTGCGCGTGACGTCTATGCGGACCTTCGACGCGAACCCTACATCACTTACCGCGGAAACCGCGGTATCGAGCTCAACAAGAGTCGCTTCGACAAACTCGCCGATGTTCTCTACCACGAATGCGGCTGGGAAGCCTGGGAGATCGATAGTCGCCTGAAACACTACGAGGGCATCGAGGAGCATGATTGGAAGTGAGTCCTCTATACAGACCGACCAAATCCACACTGAGCCCCGACGCGAGATATCCGTTCTGTATCTCGCACGGATGGCACATACTACTAAACCAGTTGTCAGAAACGGCAGTTTTGAAACGGCCGAATTCAGCCGCCTCACACCTGGAAGGTCTCGTCGTTCGACGGCCGAACCAGCGCCCGTCGCGCTGGTCGAATATACTTCTGACCGACCCATCGACATTCAGAGAATACCCAGTGGACTGACTGAAGTCATCAGCGAGTAAATCTCGATATGGCTTCCTCTTCCGGTTCTTTGATTTGATATCTCATACTAAAAATATATTTATCCGGCGTTTGATATTCGGGCATGTATCGGTTCACGCCGGACGAAATTGACTACGAGCGGGCCAACCACCAAGCGGTCATCCAAGGGGCGGACGACATAGACGTGAAGCGAATCGGCAACCTCGGCGAGCTCGCGTTCGAGCAGTTCTGTCGCGAGTATCTCCCCGTCGAGATGTGGGAGTGGGAAAACGAGGAAGCAATCCGGCGGTGTAACTCCGAGAGCTTCTCTGGGCATGACTTCGAGGTTTTCGGCTACACGGTCGACGTGAAGTCATCGCGGGACGTCTCGGCCTTCCTTCCCGAGTCGCTCGTTGAACGCGATCCCGATGACGACATCGTAGTAATGGTCTGGCATCGAGATAACGAGGATAGTCTGATGTTGCTCGGGTGGGAACGCCTCGAAACGCTGAAATCGAAGGTCGAAACGGAGAAGGCGTTCTCGGGCGAGTCCCCGGAAAAACTCGACCACCTCGCGGCCCGCCCGATGAACGAACTGATCGACCTCGGTCCTAACACCGCTCACATGAACCAGAAGCCGGAGAATCCGTTCTCACCAGGGGATCGGGTGGTGAAGGCTGGCGACTCGGAGCCGTCGGTGGGAATCGCCGTCGAGGTACTACCGCCGGAGCAGAACACCGGCGCGTTCGGACACGAAATGGACGGGGAAGCGGTGCGGGTCGCGTTCCCGAGTTCGCTCGATGAGGGACCAGGTGCGTGGCGGGACTACCACCCCGCGATCCTCGCGTCGTACTGTGACGATCAGGACATCAAACTCTGGACGTACAAACACGAGAACCTCGCGTTCGCGGAGAATCCGTACGTGGCAGGTGACAAGGTAATTAAGACCAGCCACAGCGACCCGAACACGGCCGTCGTGGTGGAAGGCTCCGAGGAGCGTGAGGACGACAACGTGACTGTCGCATTTTTGGGTGACTTCGAGGAGGAGGACATCTTGCCGGGAGAGCTTGCGACGCACTGTGAGGCGAACGGGATCAAGTGTTACACGTACGAGTATTCGGAATTGGATTTCTCAACATAAGCCTCATCCAGCTACCGAAACGGACTGGTTGCTCTGGCGAGTGGATTTTTATTCAGCGGCGAAAACTTCGATCTTGAATGAAAGCATCGACCGCGAAGGAGGAACTGCTTGATAAGGGTTACAGATCGATCACGAGCAGTTTGAACAGCTCTGTAAGATGGTGATCGAGCGTGCGGAGCCAACTCGTGAACTTGAGCTAACGCCCTTCCGTGGCGATGGCGGGATCGATATTCACGCCGTTATCGATCGAGAACTGTTCCACGCTCGGCTCGGCGTACAAGCGAAACAATATGCTACCGGGAACAGCGTCGGCGCCCGCACCCTCCGCGGATTTAAAGGCGCTCTCTCGGAGCAACAGTATCACATCGGAACGGTGATCACGACCTCCTCGTTCACCTCTGGAGCCGAGACAAGCGCAGACCAAGATTTCATCCGATTGATCGACGGTGACCGTCTCACAGACATCATGGTTGAGAGCGGCATCGGTGTCGTTACAAACGACGAATCCTACGAACTTGACCCCACGTTCTGGAGTGCGTTCGAGAAGCCGGAGCGCACCGATACCATCCCATCTCTAGAGGTACCACAGGCGGACAACTTTGAGGTGATTCGCACTGTCATCCAAGCGGTCGGAGTGGGTTCTGATATTAAACCCGATATCGCAGAATACGTTCGAAGACGGACGGATTCAGACAGCTTCGATCCACGGCAAGCGGATTACTACGGTATTGCTGCGTGGCTTCTCCAGTTCCTCCACAAAGAACAGGAGGTCGAGATTGACAACCACACGATCCGCCGCTGGGGACTCACCCGCCTCGGCGAGGAATATCTCACGTATCTCGATCGCGGCAATCGAGAATCTGCGGACGCCCTCCTCACACAGCAGATCCGTGATGTCGAGATCATCTCCCGTGTATACGCTCAACTCGAAGAAGACGGTACTCTCTCCCGACGCGATATTACGGAGATCCTCGCAGACGAGACCACTCTCTCGGATTCAACCACGCGTCGACGCGCCCGAACCGTTGGCGAGTGGCTCGTTTGTCTCCCTGAAATCACGACGAGCGGCCGGGGATCTGAGCAACAATACGTGCTGGACTCAACGCCACGTTGAGCGGTCTCCGACAGCTCATTCAGTAAAATCCGAGAGAGTCTTTCTCCGCTGCGCCTCTGCTGGAACGTTTGTAATGAGAACTTCTGAGACCTCTCCGCGACTACTGGCATCGCTGTTTATCGCACGAGTAGCATCTACATATCTGATCGAGAACATGCCGTGGTCCTCGTATAACTCCGTGACTGGCGGGGAGTTAGAGAGGATCACGGAAACATCCATTTCCGTGAGTTCCACCACGACATCGCGAAGTCGGCGTTGATCCTCTCGGTCGAATCCCTCTGCTTGGTACGAATTGAAATCCGCGGTTTTCGACACCGGTTCGTACGGCGGATCAAAATACACAAGATCGCCGCTGGAAGCCTCATCGACGACGTAGCTGAAATCCGTATTGAACACGGCCGTGCCTTGGAGGACGCGCGATGCCTTTCGGATCCGCTGTTCTTGTACCCAGTCTGGGTTTGAATACCGGCCGAAAGAGACGTTAAATTCGCCGTCACTGTTCTCTCGGTACAATCCGTTGAAACAGGTCCGATTCAAATATAAAAGCAAACTCGCCTCTCGGACTCGCTCGTCCCGCGTTAGATTCGACTGTGAGAAGAGCGCATTAAACTCCGAGCGAGCGTTATAGTAGTATTCTTCCGTGTGTTCGTGCGTCTTGTTTTCGTCTATAAGTGCGTCTGGTTGATATCGAACGATCTCATAAAAGGTAGTCAACCGCGTGTTCAGATCGTTGATCGTTCCATCGTCAGGATCTTGATCAAAAAAGACAGCGCCACCTCCCACGAACGGTTCGTGATACGCCTCATATGTGGTTGGAAACAGCGCCGTGATTTCTGAGAGAAGCTGGCGCTTTCCACCTGCCCATTTTAAGATCGGCTCTACCATTCAGTGTAGATCTCCTCGGTATTCGCAAAAAACTGTCCCGTTGGGGTAGTATGGACACTTGAGATGTGGTTTAGAGATCCGTCAGCCGCAGCACGACTGTATTGTACTCTATCGGGCTTTGAGTGGAAGAGACGGACGGAGGGGGGTGCGTCCAGCAAACTACAGAGGTACTCGACTGCGATTCCAGTGTCGTAACACGAGACACGATCCCAGAGTCGCCTCTGTATCGAATTCGACACTCGTATTCATCTCTTCAGGGTCATCTTCGCCGGGAGGGGGGTGCGTCCGGCAACGAATCGCAGCGCACGACGCTCCGGGACGGCCCACAACCATTTATCAAAACTCCCGGCGACGCCTGTCTATGGACCACAACGTCTCGCGAATCCACGAGCACGACCTCCGCTCGGTGTGGGAGAACGAAGAGCGGGATTTCACGCAATGGTTGACAGAGAACATCGACCTGCTCGCGTCCGAGTTGGGGATAGAAATTGAAGACGCACGAGCTGAGGAAGCCGTCGGTGACTTCTCGGCCGACATCGTCGCACGAGAGATGAACACCGGTGAGACCGTCGTTATCGAGAATCAATACAATCGGACGGACCACGACCACTTGGGGAAGCTCCTGACGTACTCGTCGGGAAAGAACGCTGGGTTCACGATGTGGCTCGCCGAGGAATTCCGGCCGGAACACCGGAGCGTCCTCGAATGGTTGAACGAAACCGGGCCGAAAGGTGCGAAATTCTTCGCGATCAGACCCCGCGTCGTGAGTATCGAGGGATCCGAGGAGCGTGGGTTCGAGTTCGAAGTCGTTGTCGAGCCCAACGAATGGGAACGCGAGGTGAGCACCGAGTCGCTGTCCGACCTTGAGCGTAGCTACCGGCAGTTCTTCGCCGAGATGGTCGAGG is a window encoding:
- a CDS encoding PAS domain-containing protein; this encodes MTLRPSDTSTPVRGADEGDAPDPDDRAATDAPTADAERPGRSDERADADGSPPSPTDADEGSGGLGATPAEGWSRPIEPDRFLLAVAVDGEVLFAGPSVPDVVGVEREALVGSDLLDRVHPSDREPVADALSAVATSRTVTHRIRRASGGYAWVESVVDEELAPDFGGRIVTVRRVDADRTFPERYRAFLEYGSDLVTVVDGEGLVVYESPSVEEVLGYEQGSTVGRSPLGYVHPDDRDRVTERFYRALTEPDAAPTLEYRYRAADGDWVWLESRTRSLPADSPVGELLINSRDVSERKERERRLTDRNERLDRFASIVSHDLRNPLSVIRGSIEMARLRGETEPLERGERAVDRIDRLVSELLTLARQGTGMDEPAEFDLASVARDAWETAAEGDDAELVVARDARMYGDRGRMRQALENLFRNATEHGMPDAAEASGDDSDGDDLTVLVTATDEGFLVADDGTGIDPDHRESVFDSGFTTRADGTGYGLDIVREVVESHGWRVELRAPADDPIGLPDGRRLRPPDGACFEVCAPDPAGADPDEPWIDA
- a CDS encoding COG1361 S-layer family protein — protein: MSRIRTAAVLLLVASLLATGTAVAQTANDTVRGDPDIEAFAPETAFVPGEESTLQVSLNNRGDIDAQGADNLESEVVTAHETTARILTGDAANREVPFDVRTGEQTVGDVARGVTGPIEFTVVPDKDAEPGVYRVPIRLEYRNVESAEVDDGSTVRDEEIVTETVYVSVEITDRAQFAVVDVDGVVQAGDNGLVDVTLRNVRNETAHEASVAANPIDPDLSFATDAGTTETYVGAWEPGENRTFTYRLAAAGQATARASTLEFDVDYRDAERANAAARTVRTGVTPLSRQAFSAEGLNSTLRVGEDGSFTVEVRNRGPRDIENAVVVFSNEAPAPEGVGQETVQSDPNIVPRSTRDTVGDLAVGETATATFDAGLRTDANPGARTVNVAVRYRGLGTDEGVSASEGDDGTVSLVSTGSAGDVIVSDTLDVVVDVAPEADVFAVSPAEPNATDPSSVTPGSTVRYDAVVRNTGPEPISNLQAKLFVDSPLSSSDDEAFVTSLDPGEETTVSFEVAVDGGATPKTYAAAVDFRYDDADGDEQLSDTYRLPVEVTTADDSGALTSPLGIVALLGVVAVGGALVWQRGRVSRAIARLRSRLRSR
- a CDS encoding TrmB family transcriptional regulator, whose product is MESLRDLGLSSYEDRAYRALLALGTGTAAAAAEESGVPKGRIYDALGGLESRGLVRVQTDREPKRYAPVEPAVAVDRLVEAKRRELRQRIETYESGKSELIDRLADAEATDDEFWTAAVGADDSLDLLFERIDAAEESIVVVATDVSAQFDVDREGPELLDRLLAAIRSGVDVSVLLSPSVFDDARAAVDEDRATLTIAQGPFELRITEDAYGNFYLIDGEEVCLEVADPLAPDRLFGMLDLRDRGFAARVRDGFEAAWAEGTVVDEV
- the rimI gene encoding ribosomal protein S18-alanine N-acetyltransferase, whose amino-acid sequence is MSVPDVAVRRAERADLLAVVRIERACFSDPWPHDAFERLLDEPAFLVAERAGAVVGFVVADRTPNHGRDIGHIKDLAVHPDARGEGIGRTLLRSALARLRATGVAVARLEVREGNDPARSLYADEGFEPIRRVGGYYRDGEDALVLVVDLADWAEGEAADSRGGSGADGSEAGDAGGDTGER